The proteins below come from a single Chelmon rostratus isolate fCheRos1 chromosome 12, fCheRos1.pri, whole genome shotgun sequence genomic window:
- the LOC121615247 gene encoding zinc finger protein 235-like gives MATCIPFQTQLSSIMEVLVKAAVTEISKLVDDKCAFLHLEISRKQSENEMLKRKLLMMENKNAQLQRGFENYMDRGTDVGSNCQHPAGDLKFPEIEDATVSFTIKEESPDETLWISDSAGPIGSALQYSNPANAPESQQLEDNRQLSHSEVARQKTSEFGDLYSSGHLAGDISGLQFTVKTEKEEDRSGFGQGGCQHSAGKQTQLAADFSMDERENQLWSSIIEGNDIDAGFPDFSSVVEEYSNTFPDHSDAHAVSNTAKSAGVQQLSSHRPCNGIYNSEYQKDVPQSSSFQPQGAQPQQDREKEQVYSQRNPSHVANLRQSDEHPEREAAAGDRPISTFSSQTPHKALSGMARGYVCSQCGKTFGRLHQFKLHQQSHKRKRAFWCTVCGKNFQCSSHLSIHHRTHTGEKPYGCGQCGKRFTQQSSLRVHQRTHSGERPYSCSLCGKTFILMHHLKRHRIIHTYS, from the exons ATGGCGACGTGCATTCCCTTTCAAACGCAGCTGTCCTCAATAATGGAGGTTTTGGttaaagcagcagtgacagagatATCCAAACTAGTCGATGACAAATGTGCGTTTTTGCATCTTGAAATATCCCGAAAGCAAAGCGAGAATGAGATGCTGAAAAGGAAACTGCTAATGATGGAGAACAAAAACGCGCAGCTGCAGCGCGGCTTTG AAAACTATATGGACAGAGGAACAGATGTGGGGAGTAACTGTCAGCATCCCGCAGGAGATCTCAAG TTTCCTGAGATTGAAGATGCCACTGTTTCATTCACAATTAAAGAAGAAAGTCCCGATGAGACGCTGTGGATCAGTGATTCTGCTGGGCCCATTG GCTCTGCTTTACAATACTCTAATCCGGCGAATGCCCCGGAGAGCCAGCAGCTTGAAGACAACCGTCAGTTAAGCCATTCAGAGGTGGCCAGGCAGAAAACCTCGGAGTTCGGCGACTTGTACAGCTCTGGTCATCTTGCAGGAGACATCAGTGGCCTTCAGTTTACGGTCAAGacggagaaggaggaggaccgATCCGGATTCGGTCAGGGCGGATGCCAGCACAGCGCAGGGAAGCAGACGCAGCTTGCTGCCGACTTTTCCATGGACGAACGCGAGAATCAGCTGTGGTCTTCTATAATTGAAGGTAATGACATCGATGCTGGCTTTCCTGACTTTTCTAGCGTGGTAGAGGAGTATTCCAACACATTCCCGGACCATTCTGACGCTCACGCGGTTTCTAACACGGCCAAGTCGGCTGGCGTCCAGCAGTTGTCCTCTCACAGGCCGTGCAACGGGATCTACAACAGCGAGTATCAGAAGGATGTTCCGCAGTCGTCCAGTTTCCAACCTCAGGGTGCTCAGCCACAGCAAGACAGGGAGAAGGAGCAGGTGTACTCGCAGAGAAACCCCTCGCACGTCGCAAATCTGAGGCAGTCTGACGAACACCCCGAGAGGGAGGCGGCAGCCGGAGACAGGCCGATCTCCACTTTCTCCTCTCAAACCCCCCACAAAGCTCTCTCCGGCATGGCGCGGGGCTACGTTTGCTCGCAGTGCGGCAAGACGTTCGGCCGTCTGCACCAGTTCAAGCTGCACCAGCAAAGCCACAAGAGAAAGCGGGCGTTCTGGTGCACGGTGTGCGGCAAGAACTTCCAGTGTTCGTCCCACCTCAGCATACACCACCGGACGCACACGGGCGAGAAGCCGTACGGCTGCGGACAGTGCGGAAAGAGGTTCACGCAGCAGAGCAGCCTGAGGGTCCACCAGCGCACCCACAGCGGCGAGCGGCCCTACAGCTGCTCGCTGTGCGGGAAAACCTTCATCCTCATGCACCACTTGAAGCGGCACAGAATCATCCACACGTACAGCTGA